Proteins from a single region of Callithrix jacchus isolate 240 chromosome 12, calJac240_pri, whole genome shotgun sequence:
- the MSLN gene encoding mesothelin produces the protein MALPTARPLLRSCGSPALGSLLFLLLSLGWVQPSKAWTRETGQEAAPPDPVLANTSDIASLSPGGLLGFTCAEVSALSLESVQELVVSLGQKNVTLSAEQLRCLAHRLSEPPEDLDALPLDLLLFLNPAAFSGSQACTRFFSRVLKANVDLLPRGAPERQRLLFAALACRGVRGSLLSEADVRALGGLACDLPGRFVAESAEVLLPWLVHCLGPLDQEQQEAARTALQGGAPPYGPPSMWSVSTLDALQDLLPVLGQPIVRSIPQGIVAAWRKRSSRDPSWRQPEQTVLHPRLRRDVEKKACPPGKVAHEIDENLIFYKKWELEACVNASLLATQMDRVDAIPFTYEQLGILKQKLDELYPQGYPEPVIQHLGQFFLKMSPEDIRKWNVTSLETLKALLEVSKGHEMSIQVATLIDRFMMGRSQLDKDTLDTLTAFYPGYLCFLSPEQLGSVPPSLIWVIRPQDLDTCGPRQLEVLYPKARLAFQNVNGSEYFSKIRAFLGGAPTEDLKVLSQQNVSMDLATFMKLRTEAVLPLTVAEVQKLLGPHADGLKAEERHSPVRDWILRQRQVDLDTLGLGLQGGIPNGYLILDRGVREALSGTPCLLGPGPGPVLTLLALFLASTLA, from the exons ATGGCCTTGCCAACAGCTCGACCCCTGTTGAGGTCCTGCGGGAGCCCCGCCCTTGGCAGCCTGCTGTTCCTGCTCCTCAGCCTCG GATGGGTGCAGCCCTCGAAGGCTTGGACCAGAGAGACAGGGCAG GAGGCTGCACCCCCGGACCCAGTCCTGGCCAACACGTCTGACATTGCCAG CCTCTCCCCTGGCGGCCTGCTTGGCTTCACGTGTGCGGAGGTGTCTGCCCTGAGCTTGGAGAGTGTCCAGGAGCTGGTTGTGTCCTTGGGACAGAAGAACGTCACGCTCTCAGCAGAGCAG CTGCGCTGTCTGGCTCACCGGCTCTCTGAGCCCCCCGAGGACCTGGACGCCCTCCCGCTGGACCTGCTGCTATTCCTCAA CCCGGCCGCGTTCTCAGGGTCCCAGGCCTGCACCCGTTTCTTCTCCCGCGTCTTGAAGGCCAATGTGGATCTGCTCCCTCGGGGGGCTCCTGAGCGACAGCGGCTGCTGTTCGCGGCTCTGGCCTGCCGG GGCGTGCGGGGGTCTCTGCTGAGCGAGGCTGACGTGCGTGCTCTGGGAGGCCTGGCTTGCGACCTGCCCGGGCGCTTCGTGGCCGAGTCGGCAGAGGTGCTGCTACCCTGGCTGGTGCACTGCCTGGGACCCCTGGATcaggagcagcaggaggcagCCAGGACAGCTCTGCAGGGCGGAGCACCCCCCTACGG CCCCCCGTCAATGTGGTCAGTCTCCACCCTGGACGCTCTGCAGGACCTGCTACCCGTGCTGGGCCAGCCCATCGTCCGCAGCATCCCACAG GGCATCGTGGCTGCGTGGCGAAAACGCTCCTCTCGAGACCCATCCTGGCGGCAGCCTGAACAGACTGTCCTCCATCCGAGGCTCCGGCGGGATGTGGAGA AGAAGGCCTGTCCCCCAGGCAAGGTGGCCCACGAGATAGACGAGAACCTCATCTTCTACAAGAAGTGGGAGCTGGAAGCTTGTGTGAACGCGTCCCTGCTGGCCACCCAGATGGACCGCGTGGACGCCATCCCCTTCACCTATGAGCAGCTGGGCATcctaaagcagaaactggacgaG CTCTACCCACAGGGCTATCCCGAGCCGGTGATCCAGCACCTGGGCCAGTTCTTCCTAAAGATGAGCCCTGAGGACATTCGAAAGTGGAATGTGACCTCCCTAGAGACCTTGAAGGCTCTGCTCGAAGTCAGCAAGGGGCATGAAATGAGTATTCAG GTGGCCACTCTGATTGACCGCTTCATGATGGGAAGGAGCCAGCTAGACAAAGACACCCTGGACACCCTGACTGCCTTCTACCCCGGGTACCTGTGCTTCCTCAGCCCTGAGCAGCTAGGCTCCGTGCCTCCCAGCCTCATCTG GGTGATCAGGCCCCAGGACCTGGACACGTGTGGTCCGAGGCAGCTAGAGGTCCTCTATCCCAAGGCCCGGCTTGCTTTCCAGAACGTGAATGGGTCTGAATACTTCTCGAAGATCCGGGCCTTCCTGG GTGGAGCCCCCACGGAGGACTTGAAGGTGCTCAGTCAGCAGAATGTGAGCATGGACTTGGCCACGTTCATGAAGCTGCGGACGGAAGCGGTGCTG CCACTGACCGTGGCTGAGGTGCAGAAACTCCTGGGACCCCACGCGGACGGCCTGAAAGCCGAGGAGCGGCACAGCCCAGTACGCGACTGGATCCTGCGGCAGCGGCAGGTCGACCTGGACacgctggggctggggctgcagggTGGCATCCCCAACGGCTACCTCATCCTGGACCGTGGCGTGCgag AGGCTCTCTCGGGGACTCCCTGCCTGCTAGGGCCAGGACCTGGACCTGTGCTCACCCTCTTGGCTCTGTTCCTGGCCTCCACCCTGGCCTGA
- the RPUSD1 gene encoding RNA pseudouridylate synthase domain-containing protein 1, protein MEPGSVENLSIVYRSHDFLVVNKHWDLRIDSKTWRETLTLQKQLRHRFPELADPGTCYGFRFCHQLDFSTSGALCVALNKAAAGSAYRSFKERRVTKAYLALLRGHIQESRVTISHAIGRNSTEGRAHTMCIEGTQGCENPKPSLTELVVLEHGLYAGDPVSKVLLKPLTGRTHQLRVHCSALGHPVVGDLTYGEPSGREDRPFRMMLHALYLRIPTDGECVEACTPDPFLPSLDACWSPHTLLQPLDQLVQALRATPDPDSKDGTPRPGSPSVLLPGPGRPPPPPTKPPETETQRASCLQWLSEWTLEPDS, encoded by the exons ATGGAGCCGGGCAGCGTGGAGAACCTGTCCATCGTGTACCGGAGCCACGACTTCCTGGTGGTGAACAAGCACTGGGACCTTCGCATTGACAGCAAGACGTGGCGGGAGACCCTGACCCTGCAGAAGCAGCTGCGGCACCGCTTCCCGGAGCTGGCGGACCCCGGCACCTGCTATGGATTCAG GTTCTGCCACCAGCTGGATTTCTCCACCAGCGGGGCGCTGTGCGTGGCCCTGAACAAGGCAGCCGCCGGCAGCGCATACAGGAGCTTCAAGGAGCGGCGCGTGACCAAGGCTTATCTGGCACTG CTTCGGGGGCACATCCAAGAGAGCCGGGTGACCATCAGCCACGCCATCGGCAGGAACAGCACAGAAGGCCGGGCCCACACCATGTGCATCGAGGGCACGCAGG GTTGTGAGAACCCCAAGCCAAGCCTGACAGAGCTGGTGGTTCTGGAGCACGGGCTGTACGCAGGCGATCCCGTCTCCAAAGTCCTGCTGAAGCCTCTCACAG GTCGGACGCACCAACTGCGTGTGCACTGCAGTGCTCTGGGCCACCCCGTGGTGGGCGACCTGACCTACGGAGAGCCCTCGGGCCGGGAGGACCGGCCGTTCCGAATGATGCTGCACGCCCTCTACCTCCGCATTCCCACGGACGGCGAGTGCGTGGAGGCCTGCACGCCCGACCCATTCCTGCCCTCCCTGGACGCCTGCTGGAGCCCCCACACCCTGCTGCAGCCGCTGGACCAGCTGGTGCAGGCCTTACGGGCCACCCCTGACCCTGACTCTAAGGATGGGACCCCCAGGCCGGGCAGCCCCTCCGtgctcctgcctgggcctggcCGGCCCCCACCACCCCCGACCAAGCCCCCCGAGACCGAGACACAGCGAGCCTCCTGCCTACAGTGGCTGTCGGAGTGGACGTTGGAGCCGGACAGCTGA
- the LOC118146152 gene encoding mesothelin-like protein isoform X2 — protein MGGAVGPACVLPLQLVLDPLPVTQRLPAPGRSARMTSAHRQTDVGPGVGFLRSSTLTLLLSLATHCSGPQAKGLCPGGTDASRADLGPGDANRSQLQGFWCQPASQLPRDQLSALIRRLASLQVPLQAWQLSCLANLASRCGLQDDFRLHPPSLLLFYNLSQVRAADCRAFIHRAAQGDVELLDHLPDQRVTLWRVALACLGGPLPRLRASDLQLLGVLVCDMDASSITTADPRVLENLQRCPQLTADQRTALNSLLAGGRTQLGPPGSWTVEELQALGPLATYISSHLWAQVQEAVGLGFFHSVVAACRTGRLSQHEARRFVSSFLESKAKPLSSGGRLRTGRACVRGNITAATLRDDLFLVHYDCAQLESCLDSRVLTANLDPLLHHPLPAECQRVVKAKLTQIYPGGLPEDQLRLITSLVYLYSGPEIGQWNITSSDTVVALLAPDVALENQTEAVLQTFLDHNGTVSSALLLAVGGARLCWMSPQQIQTIRPQELRLAGALDVSSCPQSRKDVLYAKAQEAFGSSRTPTAYYGLMRPYLGGAPAEELRQLAQANISMDIDTFASLNPHVLQSLDVGTVIALLGPNVGDLQKARSHPTVRSWLRSLSSSALGQLGLDTDPASPSGSAHATSGPPSTTPQAPHPAHTSGLPGNAAQASTSGSLWAPLGYLPLAVALPSSLLWLLHWGTCSVDGAASGWLGSQGSGAGKTGLLGAAGCPLGLRGRL, from the exons atgggaggggcagtggggCCAGCCTGCGTCTTGCCTCTCCAGCTAGTCCTGGACCCACTGCCCGTGACCCAGCGCCTACCTGCCCCAGGACGCTCAGCCAGGATGACCAGTGCTCACCGCCAAACAGACGTGGGCCCCGGAGTGG GTTTCCTTCGGAGCTcaaccctcaccctcctcctgtCCCTCGCCACCCACTGTTCTGGGCCCCAGGCCAAGGGTCTTTGCCCAGGAGGGACGGATGCCAGCAGGGCCGACCTGGGGCCAGGTGA tGCCAACCGCTCCCAGCTGCAAGGCTTCTGGTGCCAGCCGGCCAGCCAGCTGCCCCGGGACCAGCTCTCAGCCCTGATCCGGAGGCTGGCCTCATTGCAGGTGCCCCTCCAGGCCTGGCAG CTCAGctgcctggccaacttggcatcACGCTGCGGCCTCCAGGACGACTTCAGGCTCCACCCGCCCAGCCTGTTGCTCTTCTACAA CCTGAGCCAGGTGCGAGCAGCCGACTGCAGGGCCTTCATCCACCGCGCCGCCCAGGGGGACGTGGAGCTGCTGGACCACCTGCCTGACCAGAGGGTCACCCTGTGGCGTGTAGCCCTGGCCTGCCTG GGGGGGCCCCTCCCTCGGCTCAGAGCCTCTGACCTGCAGCTGCTCGGGGTCCTGGTGTGTGACATGGACGCATCCAGCATCACCACCGCAGACCCCCGTGTGCTGGAGAACCTGCAGCGCTGCCCCCAGCTGACGGCCGACCAGCGCACTGCCCTCAACTCCCTGCTGGCTGGTGGGAGAACCCAGCTTGG GCCCCCTGGCTCCTGGACAGTGGAGGAGCTGCAGGCCCTGGGCCCCCTGGCTACTTACATCAGCTCCCACCTGTGGGCACAGGTGCAGGAG GCCGTGGGCCTGGGCTTCTTCCACAGTGTGGTGGCTGCATGCCGGACAGGGAGGCTCAGCCAGCACGAGGCCAGGCGCTTCGTCTCCAGCTTCCTGGAGTCCAAGGCCAAACCGTTGTCCTCCGGGGGCAGGCTCCGCACAG GGAGAGCCTGCGTCCGAGGCAACATCACGGCCGCCACCCTGCGGGACGACCTCTTCCTGGTGCACTATGACTGTGCGCAGCTCGAGTCCTGCCTGGACAGCCGCGTCCTCACAGCCAACCTGGACCCCCTGCTGCATCACCCGCTCCCCGCCGAGTGCCAGCGCGTGGTCAAGGCCAAGCTCACACAG ATCTACCCTGGAGGCCTCCCGGAGGACCAGCTACGGCTCATCACCTCGCTGGTCTACCTCTACTCAGGCCCCGAGATTGGCCAGTGGAATATCACCTCCAGCGACACGGTCGTGGCTCTGCTGGCCCCAGACGTGGCCCTGGAGAACCAGACGGAG gccGTGCTACAGACGTTTCTGGATCACAATGGCACAGTCTCCAGCGCCTTGCTGCTGGCCGTCGGGGGTGCCCGCCTGTGCTGGATGAGTCCTCAGCAGATCCAGACCATCCGTCCCCAGGAGCTCCG GCTGGCCGGGGCCCTGGATGTCTCCTCCTGCCCCCAGAGCCGGAAGGATGTGCTCTATGCCAAGGCCCAGGAGGCCTTCGGCAGCAGCAGGACCCCAACAGCCTACTACGGCCTCATGCGCCCTTACCTCG GCGGTGCACCGGCGGAGGAGCTGCGGCAGCTGGCCCAGGCCAACATCTCCATGGACATCGACACCTTCGCCAGCCTGAACCCCCATGTGCTGCAG agcCTGGATGTCGGCACCGTGATTGCGCTGCTGGGTCCCAATGTGGGGGACCTGCAGAAGGCACGCAGCCACCCCACCGTCAGGTCCTGGCTCCGCAGCCTCAGTAGCTCTGCCCTAGGCCAGCTGGGTCTGGACACTGACCCCGCCAGCCCCAGCGGCTCAGCCCACGCCACCAGCGGGCCCCCCAGCACCACCCCCCAGGCACCCCATCCGGCCCACACCTCGGGCCTGCCTGGGAACGCTGCCCAGGCCTCCACCTCAG GCAGCCTGTGGGCCCCCCTGGGGTACCTGCCCCTGGCAGtggccctgccctccagcctcctgTGGCTGCTGCACTGGGGAACCT GTTCTGTGGACGGCGCTGCCTCGGGGTGGCTAGGTTCACAGGGGTCAGGAGCAGGAAAAACAGGGCTGCTGGGTGCAGCAGGATGCCCACTTGGGCTGAGGGGCAGGCTCTAA
- the LOC118146152 gene encoding mesothelin-like protein isoform X1, with the protein MKQILPALGAPRPALPPSVLGVAESDLDPAGWVCPEPFRWAAPLSCLHPSRTLPATISSSLPSANRSQLQGFWCQPASQLPRDQLSALIRRLASLQVPLQAWQLSCLANLASRCGLQDDFRLHPPSLLLFYNLSQVRAADCRAFIHRAAQGDVELLDHLPDQRVTLWRVALACLGGPLPRLRASDLQLLGVLVCDMDASSITTADPRVLENLQRCPQLTADQRTALNSLLAGGRTQLGPPGSWTVEELQALGPLATYISSHLWAQVQEAVGLGFFHSVVAACRTGRLSQHEARRFVSSFLESKAKPLSSGGRLRTGRACVRGNITAATLRDDLFLVHYDCAQLESCLDSRVLTANLDPLLHHPLPAECQRVVKAKLTQIYPGGLPEDQLRLITSLVYLYSGPEIGQWNITSSDTVVALLAPDVALENQTEVRARGQVGGQVGGPSPSLPHWPCPCPQAVLQTFLDHNGTVSSALLLAVGGARLCWMSPQQIQTIRPQELRLAGALDVSSCPQSRKDVLYAKAQEAFGSSRTPTAYYGLMRPYLGGAPAEELRQLAQANISMDIDTFASLNPHVLQSLDVGTVIALLGPNVGDLQKARSHPTVRSWLRSLSSSALGQLGLDTDPASPSGSAHATSGPPSTTPQAPHPAHTSGLPGNAAQASTSGSLWAPLGYLPLAVALPSSLLWLLHWGTSGPVPLCSPGYPGFCGRRCLGVARFTGVRSRKNRAAGCSRMPTWAEGQALSPQPT; encoded by the exons atgaagcagatCCTACCTGCATTGGGGGCGCCACGTCCCGCTCTCCCTCCCTCCGTGCTGGGGGTGGCGGAGTCTGACCTCGATCCTGCAGGCTGGGTGTGCCCTGAGCCCTTCCGCTGGGCAGCCCCCCTCAGCTGCCTCCACCCTTCCCGGACCCTCCCTGCCACCAtctcctcctctctgcccagtGCCAACCGCTCCCAGCTGCAAGGCTTCTGGTGCCAGCCGGCCAGCCAGCTGCCCCGGGACCAGCTCTCAGCCCTGATCCGGAGGCTGGCCTCATTGCAGGTGCCCCTCCAGGCCTGGCAG CTCAGctgcctggccaacttggcatcACGCTGCGGCCTCCAGGACGACTTCAGGCTCCACCCGCCCAGCCTGTTGCTCTTCTACAA CCTGAGCCAGGTGCGAGCAGCCGACTGCAGGGCCTTCATCCACCGCGCCGCCCAGGGGGACGTGGAGCTGCTGGACCACCTGCCTGACCAGAGGGTCACCCTGTGGCGTGTAGCCCTGGCCTGCCTG GGGGGGCCCCTCCCTCGGCTCAGAGCCTCTGACCTGCAGCTGCTCGGGGTCCTGGTGTGTGACATGGACGCATCCAGCATCACCACCGCAGACCCCCGTGTGCTGGAGAACCTGCAGCGCTGCCCCCAGCTGACGGCCGACCAGCGCACTGCCCTCAACTCCCTGCTGGCTGGTGGGAGAACCCAGCTTGG GCCCCCTGGCTCCTGGACAGTGGAGGAGCTGCAGGCCCTGGGCCCCCTGGCTACTTACATCAGCTCCCACCTGTGGGCACAGGTGCAGGAG GCCGTGGGCCTGGGCTTCTTCCACAGTGTGGTGGCTGCATGCCGGACAGGGAGGCTCAGCCAGCACGAGGCCAGGCGCTTCGTCTCCAGCTTCCTGGAGTCCAAGGCCAAACCGTTGTCCTCCGGGGGCAGGCTCCGCACAG GGAGAGCCTGCGTCCGAGGCAACATCACGGCCGCCACCCTGCGGGACGACCTCTTCCTGGTGCACTATGACTGTGCGCAGCTCGAGTCCTGCCTGGACAGCCGCGTCCTCACAGCCAACCTGGACCCCCTGCTGCATCACCCGCTCCCCGCCGAGTGCCAGCGCGTGGTCAAGGCCAAGCTCACACAG ATCTACCCTGGAGGCCTCCCGGAGGACCAGCTACGGCTCATCACCTCGCTGGTCTACCTCTACTCAGGCCCCGAGATTGGCCAGTGGAATATCACCTCCAGCGACACGGTCGTGGCTCTGCTGGCCCCAGACGTGGCCCTGGAGAACCAGACGGAGGTGAGGGCACGGGGGCaggtgggtgggcaggtgggCGGCCCGAGCCCCAGTCTGCCCCActggccctgcccctgcccccaggccGTGCTACAGACGTTTCTGGATCACAATGGCACAGTCTCCAGCGCCTTGCTGCTGGCCGTCGGGGGTGCCCGCCTGTGCTGGATGAGTCCTCAGCAGATCCAGACCATCCGTCCCCAGGAGCTCCG GCTGGCCGGGGCCCTGGATGTCTCCTCCTGCCCCCAGAGCCGGAAGGATGTGCTCTATGCCAAGGCCCAGGAGGCCTTCGGCAGCAGCAGGACCCCAACAGCCTACTACGGCCTCATGCGCCCTTACCTCG GCGGTGCACCGGCGGAGGAGCTGCGGCAGCTGGCCCAGGCCAACATCTCCATGGACATCGACACCTTCGCCAGCCTGAACCCCCATGTGCTGCAG agcCTGGATGTCGGCACCGTGATTGCGCTGCTGGGTCCCAATGTGGGGGACCTGCAGAAGGCACGCAGCCACCCCACCGTCAGGTCCTGGCTCCGCAGCCTCAGTAGCTCTGCCCTAGGCCAGCTGGGTCTGGACACTGACCCCGCCAGCCCCAGCGGCTCAGCCCACGCCACCAGCGGGCCCCCCAGCACCACCCCCCAGGCACCCCATCCGGCCCACACCTCGGGCCTGCCTGGGAACGCTGCCCAGGCCTCCACCTCAG GCAGCCTGTGGGCCCCCCTGGGGTACCTGCCCCTGGCAGtggccctgccctccagcctcctgTGGCTGCTGCACTGGGGAACCTCAGGACCGGTCCCACTCTGCTCCCCAGGGTACCCTGGGTTCTGTGGACGGCGCTGCCTCGGGGTGGCTAGGTTCACAGGGGTCAGGAGCAGGAAAAACAGGGCTGCTGGGTGCAGCAGGATGCCCACTTGGGCTGAGGGGCAGGCTCTAAGCCCCCAACCAACTTGA